TGCAAAAGACAGATGTACGTGTGATCGCAGCTACGAACAGAGAGTTATTGGAATTTACCCAAAAAGGAAGGTTCCGTGAAGATCTGTATTATCGTTTGAGTACGGTTCCGATCCGTGTTCCCGCTTTGCGAGATCGTAAAGAAGATGTTTTACTGCTGTTCCGAAAATTTGCGGTTGATTTTGCCGAACGATACAAGACACAACCGATACAGCTCGATGATGACGCTAAAAACCTGTTAATAAATCATCCTTGGCAAGGTAACGTGCGTGAATTGAAGAATATTGCAGAACAGATATCTGTGTTGAGTCAAACCAACAATATTTCAGCGGTCACCTTGCAGCAATTTCTACCGGATCAAAGTAAGCATATGAGAATGCCTGTACTAGCCGGACAAGCAGGCGGCTCTTCATCAGAGTTTGCGAATGAGCGTGAAATTTTGTACAAGCTCTTCTTTGACATGAAGAAGGATGTGACAGAGCTGAAAAAGATGTTTTTAGAAATACTGCAAAACCCTTCATTAGCGGGTAATGCAGCCAATTATACCCGGGATTCACTGATGCAGGATTTTCATACGAATGGTGACATCTCCCCTGTGCTAAGCAATTCGACTGCTGCTCATACAGCGGTATTGCCCGGTAATGTAGGTTCACAGCCGGTGATCTTGCATGAGGATGATATTCATCACCATGAGGAAGTTGAAGAATCATTGAATATCATGGATAAGGAGAAAGAACTGATTCTAAAAGCTTTGAAAAAACACAAAGGGAAAAGAAGAGATGCATCACTTGATCTGGGTATTAGTGAAAGAACATTATACCGTAAATTGAAAGAATACGATATTGAGGAATAATCTAATTACATGAGATCATTATTTCAAACATATAGTTATCGGCATAGCATTCTTTTATGGATGATCATGTTAATTGGATTTACTGCATGTAAAGTAAAATATAGCTTTAATGATGCCACGATCGATCCGCGATATAAAACGATCAAACTGGGTTTCATTGAAAACAAAGCCCGTTACATCAACCCGCAGTTGAGTCCTAAGCTAAATGATAAGCTACAGCAAAAGATCACCAACCAAACCAAGTTGACGCGTGTATCGAATGATGATGCTGATTATGTCATCAGTGGCTACATCTCAACTTATGATGGTACACAAACTGTTGGGGTAAGCGGCAGGCAAGCAAGTACGAACCGTCTTACTGTTTCGATCAATATCAAGCTGAGAAAAAATATTGAAAATGAAACCAAAGAATTTGTAGTGAGCCGAAGCTTTGACTATAGTGCCAATCTAGCTTTTAATACTGCCGAAGCACAGTTATTGGATGAAGTGGTAAGAAATATGGTAGACGAGATATTTAACCGTATTTTCTCAGACTGGTAATCAATTTGTACATTTATCGCTATGAAATCCATACGGGATAAAGCCTTATTACACCTGACCGGACAATCTACCCTTCAAACGGTTCCTATCGATCAATTGGAGTCATTGGTTCAAACCTACCCTTACTTTGCGCCCGCAACGCTATTGTATCATGCCAAGTGTAAAGCGGATGGTGCGACCACACAATTGGAGGCCAGTTTAGGCAAATCGTTTCTTTTCACGGATAACCCGCTTTGGACTTCCTATTTATTACAAGAACCTACTGTTATGGATGAAGTCGGTATGCCGGAAACTCCGGTGGCCGATAAACCTGCCCTATCCATATCCAAGACTATCGATATCCCAACCATGGATGATGTGAGGGATATTATGCGGTCGATCGACCCTAGAAAGATTCCTGATAATCCACCAGAGGTAGATGAAACCGAGGAAGAATATGAAGAACCAATGGATGAGTTGCCATTGCCTGAGACGAAATTGAGCGATCTGTTATCAGAACAACTGGCTGATTTCAAAAAGCCGGTTGATAGTGCGGCTCAATTAGAAATTGAAACAGAGCGACTGCATACCATCGATTATTTTGCTTCTCAAGGTATAAAAATCGATCTTTCTAAGATCCCGCAGGATAAATTGACCTCCCAGCTCCGTAAGTTCACAGACTGGCTGAAACAAATGAAACACGTGCCCAATGAACCTGCCGACCTTGGAACAGGCTCAGATCTGGAGCAGGCAGTAGCCCTGATCGCTGAAAATTCCAATGAATCCAGGGAAGTCGTGACTGAAACCATGGCTGAGGTTCTGGAAAAACAAGGGCAATTGGATAAAGCCATTCAGCTTTATATCAAATTAAGTTTCATAAATCCTGAAAAATCCGCTTATTTTGCGGCGAAGATTCAACAATTAAAAGGTATATAAAATGATCATTCTGTTTCTGATTCTGATTGTGTTAGCTTGTGTAGCGCTTGGTTTTGTAGTACTGATTCAGAACCCTAAAGGAGGCGGTCTTTCTGCCAATGTTGGTGGTTTGAGTAATCAATTCATGGGTGTTAAACAAACCACAGATGTACTCGAAAAAGGTACATGGCTATTTGCCGGTATCATTGCGGTATTGGCTTTGGTATCCAGTTTATTTCTAAAAGGTGGTGCAAGTGTAGACAGCTCTGTATTACAAAAAGTAAATACAACTACCAGTGCTCCTGCTCCAGCCCCTACTACACCTGCCAATACTACAACGGCAACTCCTGATACAGGAAAAAAATAATTTGAATACTAGATTGTTAAAACCCTGCCTGTTCTACAGACAGGGTTTTTTGTTTAATTTGTTGGTATGAAAAAAAGTATTGGATGGGCTCTACTGATCGTACTGATAATTTCAGGTATCTCTGCCTGGTTGATATTTGGTAGCAATACCGCTTTTTCAGAAGCACAACGATACTTCATTGTTGAGCAAGGAAAAACAGACAGGGCCTCGATCTTAGCAGCCCTCAAGGAAAACGGTATCGTATCGCAGACCATCGGATTATCAATGTTAGGTACGGTTAGTGCAGTTTGGCCGAAAGTAAAGCCGGGTAAATACGAGGTTAAAAAAGGGCAATCTGCTTTTGACATTGCACGCATGTTACGGAATGGAAAGCAAGCAGAATTAAAACTGGTGATCAATAAGCTCCGCACCAAATCAGATCTCGCAAAACTGATCAGTAAACAATTCAACACGGATTCAGTAACGGTTATGCAATTCCTCCAATCGAACGACTCTTTGCAACAATTGGGAACGGATACCACACAGCTATTTACAACGATCATACCCAACACTTACATATTCTATTGGAATACTCCGTTGATCAAGATCTTAAAAAAACTAAAAGACAACAGTGATCAATTTTGGCAAAAAAACAATCGATTGGCCAAAGCCACTTCCAAAGGATTATCAAAGAATGAAGCCTACACATTGGCATCGATCGTAGAAGAAGAAACCAATTTCGATTCAGATAAATACAAGATCGCCAGTGTGTATATAAACCGTTTAGAAAAAGGGATGCCCTTACAAGCTTGTCCTACCATAAAATATGCTATGCAAGATTTTACGATCACGCGTATTTATGAGAAATATTTATCTAATCCATCCCCATACAATACCTACCGAAGGAAAGGATTACCACCCGGACCCATTTGCACGCCTTCACCTAAAACCATAGATATTGTGCTAGAAGCTCCGGTAACTGATTATTTATTCTTTGTGGCAAAGAGTGATTTCAGTGGATATCATCATTTCAGTAATAATTATGAAACGCATGATAAATATGCCAAAGAATATCAAAAGCAGTTAGACATTTACATGGCCAATAAAAAGTAATTCCGTTTTGATCAAACTACAACGTATCATCATTAGTTGGAAACCTATTGCTTTTGTGATCCGCAAAAGCAAGACCACTATTGTTCCCGGATTTCAGGGATTGCCGTTGTATGATGTAGTTCTATTTTTCTTTAAACAGATCAATAAGGTGGGATTAAATGAAAGAGCTGCTGCCATTTCGTTTAATCTGATCATGGCATTACCTGCTGCTATGATCTTTTTATTTTCACTCATCCCCTATTTCCCGAAATCATTTAAAGTTGAT
Above is a genomic segment from Sediminibacterium sp. KACHI17 containing:
- the mltG gene encoding endolytic transglycosylase MltG, encoding MKKSIGWALLIVLIISGISAWLIFGSNTAFSEAQRYFIVEQGKTDRASILAALKENGIVSQTIGLSMLGTVSAVWPKVKPGKYEVKKGQSAFDIARMLRNGKQAELKLVINKLRTKSDLAKLISKQFNTDSVTVMQFLQSNDSLQQLGTDTTQLFTTIIPNTYIFYWNTPLIKILKKLKDNSDQFWQKNNRLAKATSKGLSKNEAYTLASIVEEETNFDSDKYKIASVYINRLEKGMPLQACPTIKYAMQDFTITRIYEKYLSNPSPYNTYRRKGLPPGPICTPSPKTIDIVLEAPVTDYLFFVAKSDFSGYHHFSNNYETHDKYAKEYQKQLDIYMANKK
- a CDS encoding sigma-54 dependent transcriptional regulator, with product MDLQSIKNRFGIIGNSPSLNHALNTAVQVAATDLTVLIVGESGVGKEVFSQIIHSLSSRKHNPFIAVNCGAIPEGTIDSELFGHEKGAFTGAVDSRKGYFETVSGGTIFLDEIGEMPLGTQARLLRVLETGEFIRVGSSKVQKTDVRVIAATNRELLEFTQKGRFREDLYYRLSTVPIRVPALRDRKEDVLLLFRKFAVDFAERYKTQPIQLDDDAKNLLINHPWQGNVRELKNIAEQISVLSQTNNISAVTLQQFLPDQSKHMRMPVLAGQAGGSSSEFANEREILYKLFFDMKKDVTELKKMFLEILQNPSLAGNAANYTRDSLMQDFHTNGDISPVLSNSTAAHTAVLPGNVGSQPVILHEDDIHHHEEVEESLNIMDKEKELILKALKKHKGKRRDASLDLGISERTLYRKLKEYDIEE
- the secG gene encoding preprotein translocase subunit SecG, with protein sequence MIILFLILIVLACVALGFVVLIQNPKGGGLSANVGGLSNQFMGVKQTTDVLEKGTWLFAGIIAVLALVSSLFLKGGASVDSSVLQKVNTTTSAPAPAPTTPANTTTATPDTGKK
- the lptE gene encoding LPS assembly lipoprotein LptE; the protein is MRSLFQTYSYRHSILLWMIMLIGFTACKVKYSFNDATIDPRYKTIKLGFIENKARYINPQLSPKLNDKLQQKITNQTKLTRVSNDDADYVISGYISTYDGTQTVGVSGRQASTNRLTVSINIKLRKNIENETKEFVVSRSFDYSANLAFNTAEAQLLDEVVRNMVDEIFNRIFSDW